From the genome of Metarhizium brunneum chromosome 4, complete sequence, one region includes:
- the pif1_0 gene encoding ATP-dependent DNA helicase PIF1 → MYAGINIFVCGDFHQLPPIGATVMYSNLLNARNADFLAGQQAYRALDTTVRLTQLMRQDGDDEETLQFRRALEELRVYQVSQQSWQLLNTRVQNELTHNEVESFKDALRLYFRREEAHVHNHQRLRDCKQPILRIKSTHTGQGAEGANDNEADGLDPHLCICLGARVMLTENIWVENGLVNGSMGTVRDIVWREGQDATKDMPTAIMVEVDDYEGPKFPGTDYIPIFPVTRRFEYKKRDCSRTNFPLRPAYAITVHKAQGLTLKQVVLNLERKDHAPGLSYIAIS, encoded by the coding sequence ATGTATGCCGGCATCAACATCTTTGTCTGTGGCGATTTCCACCAACTTCCTCCTATTGGAGCTACTGTGATGTATTCAAATCTTCTCAACGCGCGAAACGCTGACTTTTTGGCCGGCCAGCAAGCATACCGAGCTCTGGATACAACAGTCCGACTAACACAGTTGATGCGGcaagatggcgacgacgaggagacgCTTCAGTTCCGCCGCGCGCTCGAAGAGTTGAGGGTTTATCAAGTATCCCAGCAGAGTTGGCAGCTTTTGAATACGCGAGTACAGAATGAACTAACTCATAATGAGGTAGAGTCCTTTAAGGATGCACTGCGTCTTTACTTTCGTCGAGAGGAGGCTCATGTGCACAACCACCAGCGCCTCCGCGACTGCAAACAGCCTATCCTTAGAATCAAGTCTACGCATACGGGCCAAGGCGCGGAGGGGGCAAACGATAACGAGGCAGATGGGTTGGATCCTCACCTTTGCATCTGTCTAGGGGCGAGGGTTATGTTAACAGAAAATATCTGGGTTGAGAACGGCTTGGTGAATGGGTCTATGGGGACGGTGAGGGATATCGTCTGGAGAGAGGGCCAAGATGCTACCAAAGATATGCCGACTGCAATTATGGTAGAAGTCGATGATTACGAGGGTCCCAAGTTCCCCGGCACTGACTACATCCCCATCTTCCCCGTCACCAGGCGATTCGAATACAAAAAACGTGACTGTTCGCGCACTAACTTCCCCCTTCGCCCTGCGTACGCTATCACGGTGCATAAAGCGCAAGGATTGACGCTGAAACAAGTGGTCTTAAACCTAGAACGGAAGGACCATGCGCCAGGATTATCATATATTGCTATATCTTAA